The Torulaspora globosa chromosome 8, complete sequence genome segment TGACTTCCTACGAGCAAatgatcaagaagttttCTGAAGACAGGGCTCAGTTGTCAAGGTCAGATATTGGAATCTTTCTGAGAAGTCTTAAAGGTGACTGGCAAATTACTCATTTTGTCTCACTGTTCAAGCAATACCCTGGGTGTGAGAAACGACAATTAGTTCAGGTCATGGAGCAATACGCATCCTTTTACGATTATGTCTACGCCGAACAGTTGGAAAATTGCCATGATATGAAACCTTTGATCAATGGTAAAGAAATGGTGAGCctattgaagatgaagggTGGCCCATGGTTAGGCAAAATTAATGATAGAGCCATAATGTGGCAGTTGGACCACCCCTCGGGAACTTCTGAAGAGTTGTTAGATTACGTAAAGTCCATTTTGCCAGAATATACATGATTTCAGGTCAACGGCAGGAGAAATGAATGTTCATCAAGGCTGTTAAAGGTACGTAAGTATATCTAGATATGATTAAAAAAGAACTGATAAACTAAGAATAAATGCAATTTTATGACTTGTATTGACTTTTTGCTTATTGGAACCGTGCTCAACCTCTGTTTGGCTGATACATGTAGGGAGTATCATTCATCTCACCGCCGATCCCAAGTGAGTCAGTAATGGCCTCAAGATCACTGTTGATAGCTTTCCACTGACCCATGGAATATAGAGGAAGCGGTTGTCCAGCTTTTGGACCTGCGTGAGAGAGAGAGTTGGCATGAGCACCCAATCGATCGAAGTTGCGATGGTAAACGCCTGAATTTCCGACTTCTTCTACCGAGACTGTGGCATTTGTTCCTGGGGAAAAGTTCGCAATGGACGTGACCGCTGAATTCTGTCCATTTGCTGAAGTACCTTCTACCGCTTCAACTTGACCACTACTGTTCGAACCTCCAGGAGATATTTCCTTTTGTTTGTTGAGAAAATTGCCTGAATTGACAAAATCGAATTCCATGTCCACTTGGTGCGATTGTTCGTCTTGCTGGTAATTATGTCCTAGGAATATTTGACTTTCAAAGGCTTCATATTCCAGGCTTTCAACCGCAGTTGTACCGCCAGACAAGTTAAAAGCTGAAGCGGGAATAGTCTTTTCACGAATCCCCGCTCCACCTGGTCCTGCATCGATCAGTGAGTAACAGCCTTGATCCTGCCAATGACCTATTACTATATTATCACTGACAGATGAGGTGGATTTCGTTAGGATCGAACCTCCTTGGCTACTACTAGTGCTGCCTTCGTGAGGCAAAAATGCATCAAGGACATCGATATTTTGATGGCTACGTTTAGTCTCCCGATCATTGGTGTTGAATCCCCTGTGCGCCCCTTGCGACGGAACTATTTGTCCTATGCTATCTTCAACCTTTGTCTCCAATGCTTTTGTCATACTTCTCAGCGCTGGTAAGTTGTCTACAGGGGTTGGAATATCTGATTCTTCGAAGAGGAGTTCTGATGAACTGTCCCGATCTAGTACAGGCTGTGATACGTTGAGGGTGCTATGATTCCCTGCAGGGTTTATACTGCTGATGCTGTTCACGAGGTTGCCGAAGCTACCTGTCTGACTGGCAAGCGTGAGATCCATCGCGCttggagttgaagaagcagaggtGTTGGACGGGACTGAGTAACCTGAAGTAAAAGGTGGCGGTGTCACcagcgatgacgaagaaggcGTAACTACGCTTTGATTTCCACTGCTGTTCACAACTGTCGAATTCGTTGCCGATGAGTTGTACAACCGATGTGACTCTGAGATCGATTCCTGCTTCCTTCTATGTTTGGCTGCGCTCCCACTCCTATTTGCCATCTGGGAGTCTAGAAACGATTCCGCTCCTATGAAGCTACCGGCATCCTGTGAATCTGCCCGACTATGGGAACTAACAGCATGAGTGTATGATCCGCGAGTGCCTGAGCGCGGCCTTGCTGGTGAGGCCGTCCTTATTGGAGACCGGTAGGAAATCGACGATATGGAAGACGCTGACATGTTCTTCCGAAGAGCTGGAACCATAGTTGATTGTAGTTGTTCTTGAGCATTATGACTCAGAGATAATAACGAAGACTCGGACCCGCCCGTATTCGCTCTTTTCCTACTGAACATTTTGCTAAATGCTATGGACGCatcattttcatcagcGTGCTTCTTAGCACCGATTACTGATTCTGAAAAAGATGCCTTACTGTATGGGTAAGCTCCCAGTTCGGCAGCACTAGAAGCATGGTTTGTGCCCAGATAGCGATATTCCATAGGCGATTCAACAGATTCTACATTCGGGTTACCACCACCTAAGTAGCCAACTTTACGAGGCGAATCACCCACAAAACGACCAATCGGAGCGGGCTTGACTAAGTTTGGACTGTAGACCGACTTTGGAACGACTTCTTCTGAGAGCAAGCCTGGGACTGGCTCATTTCCTCTGTTATGCGCGGACGAACCATGAAACTTGCCATATTTCAAAAAAGAGCCATAAGATCTCTTAGCCGGGGCGCTGGTCGTGCTGACAGCGTAAGGATCAGACATAACTTCATTTTCTGCACATGAGACTAAGTTGGAGCCACCAATAACCGCTGGGGGAGCCTTCGACGAGCCAAAGATCTTCAGCATTCTGCTCCTGGAagattttttcttcgaatTCAAAACGGGCGACGCTCCCGCAGTAGGAAGCTCTGGCGTGTGAACGGACGTTACGCTGTCTTCAGATGCTGAATCCTGAACCGTGTAGTTAACAAACACCATCTCgccatttttcttcttgcttttCCTGGACCGATAAACGGGCCGTTTTGTGCCCTTCTTGGGATCCTCCATCAGCACCTTCTTGGGACTGCTCATAATATTGACCCCGGGGGTACTCGGCGTGCTGCCATTAGCACTATCGGATCCATTTGATTGCAGCGAAGACGCTGCAGAAGACCGCCTGTAGTAATGAGGAATCTTCCACTTGTTCACAGATTCAGCCCCGGAACTAGAAATCCGCGGACTCTGCTTTGACATCAAACAattgcagcttttcaagGCCCTCCAATTCAACAAGCAGTTCTGCTTCGCGAGAACCTCGATCAGTATTCCTCGCCGTAATGGCTCAATGCACCAGTAGTTTATGCAACTCTTATTCCCTACGGAAAGACTCAAATACGCTATCAAAAGCAGATATTACTGATTTAAAGACGAA includes the following:
- the BCK2 gene encoding Bck2p (ancestral locus Anc_8.232) — protein: MSKQSPRISSSGAESVNKWKIPHYYRRSSAASSLQSNGSDSANGSTPSTPGVNIMSSPKKVLMEDPKKGTKRPVYRSRKSKKKNGEMVFVNYTVQDSASEDSVTSVHTPELPTAGASPVLNSKKKSSRSRMLKIFGSSKAPPAVIGGSNLVSCAENEVMSDPYAVSTTSAPAKRSYGSFLKYGKFHGSSAHNRGNEPVPGLLSEEVVPKSVYSPNLVKPAPIGRFVGDSPRKVGYLGGGNPNVESVESPMEYRYLGTNHASSAAELGAYPYSKASFSESVIGAKKHADENDASIAFSKMFSRKRANTGGSESSLLSLSHNAQEQLQSTMVPALRKNMSASSISSISYRSPIRTASPARPRSGTRGSYTHAVSSHSRADSQDAGSFIGAESFLDSQMANRSGSAAKHRRKQESISESHRLYNSSATNSTVVNSSGNQSVVTPSSSSLVTPPPFTSGYSVPSNTSASSTPSAMDLTLASQTGSFGNLVNSISSINPAGNHSTLNVSQPVLDRDSSSELLFEESDIPTPVDNLPALRSMTKALETKVEDSIGQIVPSQGAHRGFNTNDRETKRSHQNIDVLDAFLPHEGSTSSSQGGSILTKSTSSVSDNIVIGHWQDQGCYSLIDAGPGGAGIREKTIPASAFNLSGGTTAVESLEYEAFESQIFLGHNYQQDEQSHQVDMEFDFVNSGNFLNKQKEISPGGSNSSGQVEAVEGTSANGQNSAVTSIANFSPGTNATVSVEEVGNSGVYHRNFDRLGAHANSLSHAGPKAGQPLPLYSMGQWKAINSDLEAITDSLGIGGEMNDTPYMYQPNRG